One window of the Nocardia huaxiensis genome contains the following:
- a CDS encoding alpha/beta fold hydrolase, with product MLDTTAGSVHVTAAGIGAPRVVVVPGTGFNAAVALPWLQALSSRWPTMIVDLSGQPGLSDPRRPRRHRLRWYGRLLDEILTIADLDNVVLVGNSLGAAVALAAGSPRIAARALISPAGVIRLSMAPKLAAASAIWLLRPSTDHTRDLLRLFVAPGEEPPEPEVEWMTVLAANCRTTLAPPPLPSALLADRATRPCVVAVGEHDRFLPPHRLAPALRRTMNIDPHIITGMGHLTTPAHLNHVVALVAQLAD from the coding sequence TTGCTGGACACCACTGCCGGATCGGTGCACGTGACCGCTGCGGGTATCGGCGCTCCCCGTGTGGTGGTCGTGCCCGGCACCGGGTTCAACGCCGCTGTGGCTCTACCGTGGCTTCAGGCGCTGTCGAGCCGCTGGCCGACCATGATCGTGGACCTGTCCGGCCAGCCCGGTCTCAGTGATCCGCGCCGGCCGCGGCGTCACCGGCTGCGCTGGTACGGTCGATTACTCGACGAGATCCTGACCATCGCAGACCTGGACAACGTTGTGCTGGTGGGAAATTCGCTGGGTGCGGCGGTGGCCCTCGCCGCCGGTTCGCCCCGGATCGCCGCCCGCGCCTTGATCTCCCCCGCAGGCGTCATCCGCCTGTCCATGGCCCCGAAACTCGCTGCGGCATCAGCGATATGGCTACTCCGCCCGAGCACGGACCACACCCGCGACCTCCTGCGACTGTTCGTCGCGCCAGGCGAGGAACCACCCGAGCCCGAAGTGGAGTGGATGACCGTCCTGGCCGCCAACTGTCGCACCACCCTGGCCCCGCCGCCCCTACCGTCAGCTCTGCTGGCCGATCGCGCCACCCGCCCGTGCGTGGTCGCGGTAGGCGAGCACGACCGATTCCTCCCACCGCACAGACTGGCCCCGGCCCTGCGCCGCACCATGAACATCGACCCGCACATCATCACCGGCATGGGCCACCTGACAACCCCCGCTCACCTCAACCACGTCGTGGCCCTGGTCGCCCAACTCGC
- a CDS encoding TetR/AcrR family transcriptional regulator yields MTAEPTKRSDVTRAAILAAARERFARDGYDRATVRAIAADAGIDPSMVIRYFGSKDKLFSLAAEFDLQLPDFAEIPDTDLGTALITFALHRWEADDTLPALLRAAVTNEGAAEKMRSIFSGQVVPMLLTRGIPPADAIPRAGLIGTQLLGLALCRYVLRVPPVVAMPADELIAWLGPTIQRYLTGRPQS; encoded by the coding sequence ATGACCGCGGAACCAACCAAGAGGTCCGATGTAACCCGGGCCGCGATCCTCGCCGCCGCCCGCGAACGCTTCGCCCGCGACGGCTACGACCGCGCCACCGTCCGAGCCATCGCCGCCGACGCCGGCATCGACCCCTCCATGGTCATCCGCTACTTCGGCTCCAAGGACAAACTCTTCTCCCTCGCCGCCGAATTCGACCTGCAATTGCCAGATTTCGCCGAAATCCCCGACACCGACCTCGGCACCGCCCTCATCACCTTCGCCCTCCACCGCTGGGAAGCCGACGACACCCTCCCCGCGCTGCTGCGCGCGGCCGTCACCAACGAGGGTGCGGCGGAGAAGATGCGCAGCATCTTCAGCGGGCAGGTGGTCCCCATGCTCCTGACCCGCGGCATCCCCCCGGCCGACGCCATCCCCCGCGCCGGCCTGATCGGCACCCAACTCCTCGGCCTGGCCCTGTGCCGCTACGTCCTGCGCGTACCCCCCGTGGTCGCCATGCCCGCCGACGAACTCATCGCCTGGCTCGGCCCCACGATCCAGCGCTACCTCACCGGCCGGCCCCAGAGTTGA